ATGCCGTTGCGGTGGTCGGTGTCGAGGACTTATCGACGAAGGTGAGGGAGATCTTTGACAAGGGATGGATCCCGGATCGGGCGCTGGTGTTTGAGGATTATGAGGATCGGTTGAGGAGCTTCGTCCGCGTGGATGATCCGATAAGGGCACTCATCGATCATCGCCTGGAACCCTTCACCGACACCATCGGCACCCTGTCAAAATGGCATGGGTTTTCCGATGAGTACATTCAGGACAAGCGCCAATGGGAGCGTGATCAAGAGCAATCTGTGACGGTCACCAATCCTTTCCGAAATGTTGGGCGAAACGACCCCTGCCCTTGCGGCAGCGGCAAGAAATTCAAGGTCTGCTGTGGCGCCCATTGAACCGCAATGACGAATTTGCCCAGCCTACCCGACGACACCGCAAGATTGTTTGCCGACCTGGTTCGGGCGGTCCTACCCGACTATCCGTTGCGACCAGAGGGAACGCATGGTGTTGGCCACTGGGCTCGCGTCTGGGAGAACGGAGTGGCGTTAGCGAAATCGACGCACGCCGATCTTGAGGTGGTCCTGCTGTTTGCGGTGTTCCACGATTGCCAACGCCAAAACGAGGGCTGGGATGACGGACACGGCCTTCGGGGCGCAGAATTGGCGGTGGAGTACCGTGGAAACCTTTTCGAGATTTCTGATCGACAGTTCGATCTGCTGTTTGAGGCCTGCGCATACCACACTGATGGGGTGACATACGGTGACCCGACCGTGATGACATGTTGGGATGCAGATCGATTGGATTTGGGGCGCGTTGGGATTCGGCCAGACCGGGAGAGATTGTGCACCGATGCTGCCCGAGACATCGAAATACTTGACTGGGCGAACGACCGGGCACGAGAGCGGCACGTGCCGGAGTGGATCAAGGGGATAACTTTAAGTCCAGAATGATCACCAGACTACCGCGCAATCCTTATCCTCAATTTATCTCGCTACGATTTCCATGTATTGACACGAAGTAGCTTCGCCCTGCGACCTCAGCCATCGCAGAATATTCCATAGTGCCTGACAATCGGCCTCAAGATACTCAAGAATAGCAATCATCTCAGGCGTATTCATAGTATCACTGCTTTCAAAGGCCTTCCAACCCATCACCATCGCCGTCAAGCCTTCATCCAAATCACCAGGCCAAATAGTTTCAAAGTTTCTATCCCAATCACTCAAAGCTTTTGCGGTAGCCTTCAACCCAGTCTTTAGCATTCCTGGAAGGGCAACCGGCCCCCCCGTGAAAATTTCGCGAAGATCGACCCAAGGTATCTACTCGAGCAAAATTTGTGTCGGAGTGACGGTTCCCTAGAGAGACGGATGAAGTTATCGGTGCGGGCAATCGAGCATTGGGGTCCGGTCTTGCCCCCGCTCTCACCACCTGGGCGGACGCTTCTCGTTGAAGGCGTCCAGCCCCTCCTGGGCATCG
This is a stretch of genomic DNA from Alphaproteobacteria bacterium. It encodes these proteins:
- a CDS encoding SEC-C metal-binding domain-containing protein, which translates into the protein AVAVVGVEDLSTKVREIFDKGWIPDRALVFEDYEDRLRSFVRVDDPIRALIDHRLEPFTDTIGTLSKWHGFSDEYIQDKRQWERDQEQSVTVTNPFRNVGRNDPCPCGSGKKFKVCCGAH